Proteins from a single region of Amycolatopsis sp. CA-230715:
- a CDS encoding aldo/keto reductase yields the protein MTNLPPRRLGELTVAAQGLGCMGMSHGYGDSDDDQSIATIHRALELGVTLLDTSDFYGAGHNEELIGRALAGRRDQAVIATKFGFANKLGEPTLLRGDAAYVREAVDASLRRLNVDHIDLYYLHRVDPSVPIEETVAAMADQVRAGKVRHLGLSEANARTVRRAVAVHPIAALQSEWSLWTRDIEADVLPACRELGVGLVPFSPLGRGFLTGRYKSVAGLPETDVRRSQPRFADGNLERNLSIVDKLDELAARKGVTAGQLALAWVQHRGDDVVPIPGTRRQRYLEENLAAASLELSKKELEAIDAAAPAGAVAGTRYDAKSMEFVNG from the coding sequence ATGACGAACCTCCCACCCCGCCGCCTCGGCGAACTGACCGTCGCGGCGCAGGGCCTCGGCTGCATGGGCATGAGCCACGGCTACGGCGACTCCGACGACGACCAGTCCATCGCCACGATCCACCGCGCCCTCGAACTCGGCGTCACGCTGCTCGACACCTCCGACTTCTACGGCGCCGGGCACAACGAGGAACTCATCGGCCGCGCGCTGGCTGGCAGGCGGGACCAGGCCGTGATCGCGACGAAGTTCGGCTTCGCGAACAAGCTCGGCGAGCCGACGCTGTTGCGTGGCGACGCCGCGTACGTGCGCGAAGCGGTCGACGCTTCGTTGCGGCGGTTGAACGTCGACCACATCGACCTCTACTACCTGCACCGCGTCGACCCGTCGGTGCCGATCGAAGAGACCGTCGCCGCGATGGCCGACCAGGTTCGCGCGGGCAAGGTCCGCCACCTCGGTCTGTCCGAAGCGAACGCGCGGACCGTGCGCCGGGCCGTCGCGGTGCACCCGATCGCGGCGCTGCAGAGCGAATGGTCACTGTGGACTCGTGACATCGAGGCCGACGTCTTGCCCGCCTGCCGCGAACTCGGCGTCGGCCTCGTCCCCTTCTCCCCGCTCGGCCGCGGTTTCCTCACCGGCCGGTACAAGTCGGTGGCCGGCCTTCCCGAGACCGACGTCCGCCGTTCGCAGCCCCGGTTCGCCGACGGCAACCTCGAACGCAACTTGTCCATTGTGGACAAGCTCGACGAGCTGGCCGCGCGCAAGGGCGTCACCGCGGGCCAGCTCGCGCTCGCCTGGGTGCAGCACCGCGGCGACGACGTGGTCCCGATCCCCGGCACCCGCAGGCAGCGGTATCTGGAGGAGAACCTCGCCGCGGCCTCGCTAGAACTGTCCAAAAAGGAGCTTGAGGCCATCGACGCCGCCGCGCCCGCGGGTGCCGTCGCGGGCACCCGCTACGACGCGAAGAGCATGGAGTTCGTCAACGGCTGA
- a CDS encoding HNH endonuclease: MMTVLVLNAGYEPLHTVSVPHAIRMLVRRVAVVHESDGTELGVFPRPKVVRLLRYVVMKWRYANAPRWSRRGVLRRDNHTCAYCGCHATTVDHVVPISRGGARTSWLNTVTACGGTSRSCNARKGDRTPAEAGMALRFSPRVPIWDDLSQVTQLSR, encoded by the coding sequence ATGATGACCGTGCTGGTCCTCAACGCGGGCTACGAGCCGTTGCACACGGTTTCGGTCCCGCACGCCATCCGGATGCTCGTCCGCAGGGTCGCCGTCGTGCACGAGTCCGACGGCACCGAGCTCGGCGTCTTCCCGCGCCCGAAGGTCGTGCGGCTGCTGCGCTACGTCGTGATGAAGTGGCGCTACGCGAACGCGCCGCGGTGGTCGCGGCGCGGCGTGCTCCGGCGCGACAACCACACGTGCGCCTACTGCGGCTGCCACGCCACGACCGTCGACCACGTCGTCCCGATCAGCAGGGGCGGCGCGCGCACGAGCTGGCTCAACACGGTGACCGCGTGCGGCGGGACCTCCCGCAGCTGCAACGCGCGCAAGGGCGACCGCACCCCGGCCGAGGCGGGCATGGCGCTGCGGTTTTCCCCGCGCGTGCCGATCTGGGACGACCTGAGCCAGGTGACCCAGCTCAGCCGTTGA
- a CDS encoding LysE family transporter, with amino-acid sequence MTAAVVAGLLAGYGIAIPVGAVSAYLVSLTARTGIRAGIGAALGVATADGLYALVAMIGGAAAARALHPVLLPLRWVSAFVLVALALRTGISAVRRYRAGSGDEIAATAIGPARAYFGLLGMTALNPLTVVYFAALVLGGSAAVTANRWEQAVFVLAAFAASASWQILLACGGALLGRVLTGPRGRLGTATASSMLVIALAIRLVV; translated from the coding sequence ATGACCGCCGCCGTGGTGGCGGGCCTGCTCGCGGGGTACGGCATCGCGATCCCGGTCGGCGCGGTCTCGGCGTACCTGGTCTCGCTGACCGCGCGCACCGGGATCAGGGCCGGGATCGGCGCGGCGCTCGGGGTGGCGACCGCCGACGGCCTGTACGCGCTGGTCGCCATGATCGGCGGAGCCGCGGCCGCCCGAGCGCTGCACCCCGTTCTGCTCCCGCTGCGCTGGGTGTCCGCGTTCGTGCTCGTCGCACTCGCGCTGCGCACCGGGATCTCCGCGGTACGCCGGTACCGGGCCGGTTCGGGCGACGAGATCGCGGCGACGGCGATCGGCCCCGCTCGGGCGTACTTCGGCCTGCTCGGCATGACCGCGCTGAACCCGCTCACCGTCGTCTACTTCGCCGCGCTCGTGCTCGGCGGTTCGGCCGCGGTGACCGCGAACCGGTGGGAGCAGGCGGTTTTCGTGCTCGCCGCGTTCGCCGCCTCGGCGAGCTGGCAGATCCTGCTCGCCTGCGGCGGCGCGCTGCTCGGCAGGGTGCTGACCGGCCCCCGCGGCCGCCTCGGCACGGCGACCGCGTCGAGCATGCTCGTCATCGCACTGGCGATCCGGTTGGTGGTTTAG
- a CDS encoding Lrp/AsnC family transcriptional regulator, which produces MDDIDRSLVRLLEQDARRTYHELSKDVRLSANTVADRVRRLRASGVVRGFRAEIDPAALGRALTMVSDIRLREHVDRTAFEHGLRSVPQVVAGARLTGEYDYQLRLACVDPAEFETVVDLLKRDHGVRELRSRLVLHDIEVDSSTLLDLA; this is translated from the coding sequence GTGGACGACATCGACCGATCGCTCGTGCGGCTGCTGGAGCAGGACGCCCGCCGGACCTACCACGAGCTGAGCAAGGACGTGCGCCTGTCCGCGAACACGGTCGCCGACCGCGTGCGCAGGCTGCGCGCCTCCGGGGTGGTCCGCGGCTTCCGCGCCGAGATCGACCCCGCCGCGCTCGGCCGCGCGCTCACCATGGTCAGCGACATCCGCCTGCGCGAGCACGTCGACCGCACCGCCTTCGAACACGGCCTGCGCTCGGTACCGCAAGTGGTCGCGGGCGCGCGGCTCACCGGCGAGTACGACTACCAGCTCAGGCTGGCGTGCGTCGACCCCGCCGAGTTCGAGACGGTCGTCGACCTGCTCAAACGGGACCACGGTGTCCGCGAGCTGCGAAGCAGGCTGGTGCTGCACGACATCGAAGTCGACTCGAGCACCCTGCTCGACCTGGCCTGA